The DNA window cgaggcaggtggatcacttgaggccaggagtttgagaccagcctggccaagatggcaaaactccgtctctactaaaaatacaaaaattagccgagtgtggtggcacacgcctgtagtcctagctactcgggaggctgaggcaggataatctcttgaacctgggaggcggaggttacagtgaaccgagattgcgtcactgcactccagcctcggcggcagagcgagactccgtctcaaaaaaaaaaaaaaaaaaaaaagaaagaaagaaaagcattcagCACGCAGGGTGGGCCCAGGGTCCTGTCTCACTGCCTCCCCACAGGAAGTGGAACATTAGATGAGACAGGCCTTGAGGTGGGAACATGGCATTGTGTGGGACAGATAGAGTGCACCTCACCTTCCGTTTCAAAGACCCCAAAACATCTGGGCCAGGTGGCTGGCAGCCCCAGGCCCTCTTTATGCACAAATCACATTTGTCACATGCCGGGCCTTGGGCTTGGTCTGGAAGCTCACTGGGGAGCCAGACAGACCCTCTCTTTGCCCTGTTAGCCCAAGAGGAAAAAGTAACCAGGCAGCTGGGACCCAGAGTGGCATAAAGGCATGGGCACAACATGTGCATATGGCTGGTAGCAAGGGCAGCAGAGTCTGCCCCAGGGAGTGCCACTGCCCGGGCTGGGGAAGGAGTAGGCCCTTGAAGTGCCCGGGGCAGCAGGACCTGGAAGCTGGTCTTGATGTCAGACTGGCAAGTCCCTGCAGAGGTCTAGGCTGGGGACGGTGTCATCAAACTCGTGATTCATCCAGGGATGGATTAAAGAAGGCAAGAGTAGAGGAAGGGAAACCAGTGGGTGGCTTGGTGCATTCCCAGGGTGATGGGCAAGGGTGGGGACCAGTAGCCTGGAGAGGAGGGGATGATTCAGAAACCCATCTCACTGGCAGGAGGTGGCATAGATGGGTAACCTGCCCCTGCTACCGGCCAGCGTCAGGGTTCTTTGTGGAGAACGTGGGGTTATTTTCATGCCTTGGTCCTACCAACCCCTAGGGGGCAGTGGGGAGCTACAGAGGTTGTCCGTCAGTGCCTCGAGAGCCCTCCTTCATGGCCAGAGGCAGGACCTGCACCTccccccctaccccacccccgcccccgtgTGGATCCACCCCTGGGCCTGGCGTTGGCTGGGCCAGGTCTCTGGAGCCTGGGGAGTTCCACATTACTGCCTGCCTCTTGGCTTGATCCCCCttgggcgctaagaggactcagAAAATGCTTCACAAATCCTCAAAGGCAGCTGTCCTAAGGCCCAGAGCTAGTCACATGCCTTTTGGTAAAGTGGAAATGGCTCAAGACCAGGGCACCAGATGTCCCTGAGGCTTGAAGCCCCAGCCACCTCCACAGAGATGAGTTGGTCGCCCGTCAGCAGGTTTGGGGGAAAGAGGCAAACGGTTTCTTCCTAAATCTTTCCTCTGTGCAAGTGCACACCGCAAGGCGTTTTGTAAACTTTGTCTTACCAAACCCTCCCAAAGACTGTGAGGTCCGGATTCACCCCATTTTTGAGAGGGGCCCAGAGTTACACTGCAAGTCAACAGCCGAggtggaattcaaacccagatccaTAGACCTCAGAGCACCTGCGCCTTTCCGGATGCCCTGAGCCAGAATAAGGGAGGAGCCTAGGACACGGGGGTGGTTCGGCCACgccccccagccctgcctcctgtctcCCCGCAGATCTACCCCAACGAGAGACACAGTATTCGCTGCCCCGAGTCGGGCGAGCACTATGAAGTCACGTTGCTGCACTTTCTACAGGAATACCTCTGAGCCTGCCCACCGGGAGCCGCCACATCACAGCACAAGTGGCTGCAGCCTCCGCGGGGACCAGGCAGGAGGGACTGAGTGGCCCGCGGGCCCCAGTGAGGCACCTTGTCCCGCCCCGCGCTGGCCAGCCCCGAGGAGCTGCTGCCTTCACCGCCCCGACgccttttatccttttttaaatgGGTTTTATGTCCGCTGCTTCTTGGTTGCCGAGACAGAGAGATGGTGGTCTCGGGCCAGCCCCTCCTCTCCCCGCCTTCTGGGAGGAAGAGGTCACACGCTGATGGGCACTGGAGAGGCCAGAAGAGACTCAGAGGAGCGGGCTGCCCTCCGCCTGGGGCTCCCTGTGACCTCTCGGTCCCCTGGCCCGGCCAGCCACCGTCCCCAGCACCCAAGCATGTAATTGCCTGTCTCCCGCCGCCAGCCTCCCCCACTtcatgtttgtgttttgtttgaggggatatttttcataattatttaaaagacaggccgggcgcggtggctcacgtctgtaatcccagcactctgggaggctgaggcaggtggatcacctgaggttgggagttcaagaccagcctggctaacatggggaaaccctgtctctactaaaaatacaaaaaattagccgggtgtggtggcgcgtgcctgtaatcccagctactcgggaggctgaggcaggagaatcacttgaacctgggaggtggaggttgcggtgagcggagattgcgccattgcactccagcctgggcaacaagagtgaaactctgtctcaaaataaataaaaaataaaagacagcaaGGGGTGCCTAAATCTAGACTCGGGGTCCACACCGGGCAGCGGGGTTGCAACCCAGCACCTGGTAGGCTCCATTTCTTCCCAAGCCCGAGCAGAGAGTCATGCGGGCCCCACAGGGGAAGCGGCCAGGGCCCGCGGGGGGCACCACCTGTAGACAGCCCTCCTGTCCCCAAGCTTTCAGGCAGGCACTGAAACGCACCAAACTTCCACGCTCTGCTGGTCAGTGGCGgctgtcccctccccagcccagccgCCTGGCCACATGTGTCTGCCTGGCCCGCACACACCAGGGGTTCCGGGGTTGGGAGCTGAACCATCCCCACCTCAGGGTTAtatttccccctccccttccctccccgcCAAGAGCTCTGCCAGGGgcgggcaaaaaaaaaaaagtaaaaagaaaagaaaaaaaaaaaaagaaaagaaacaaaccaccTCTACATattatggaaagaaaatatttttgtcgATTCTTATTCTTTTATAATTATGCGTGGAAGAAGTAGACACATTAAACGATTCCAGATGGAAACATGTCACCTGCCTGAGGTTCCTTCTAAGTCCCGGGGCTCCTGAGTGGGAGGGGCTTCCGGGGGGCAACAGACAAGACACGGCAGAAGGGCACTGCCATCTGCGGGGACTGCTGGGATGGTGGGGCTGCCTGGGCACCATGCCCTGATCAGATTGACCCAAAGAGGATGGCTTCAGCCACCTGATGAGGGTAGTCCTGTCCTCACTGGTCTAGGAAGGTCTACTGGTCTCCAGGGACTCAGCTCTGGCTGTCGTGTGTGGCCTGGTCTGGCCCCCCGGGCTCCCCAGAGCCTTAGCACAACCCAAATTACAGCATCCTCCACGCTGGATCCTCCCCCGGCCAACACCTCCTTTTCTACATGAGACTCTGCACCCTGAGGACCACGACAAGCCAAGGCCCTCCCCACATTGTCCCAGCAGCCAAGACACCCAGGAGACCCTGTTGGCAACGTGTGGGGCATGTGGGCTCTGTTTCTAACAGCAGGGATGGACTGCCCTGCTTATCCACTTGCTCCATTCTTTGGaaatttccacttttaaaaaaaagggggggggggctTAAAAAAACATacgaggccgggcatggtggctcacacctgtaatcccagcacttttggatgcCAAGATGTGTGGATTGCatcagtccaggagttggagaccagcctgggcaacatggcgaaaccctggctttacaaaaacaaaaaattagctgggtgtagtggcgcatgtgtctgaagtcccagctactgaggaggttgaggctggaggatcactttagtctcgggaggtcgaggctgcagtgagctgtgatcatgccactgcactccagcctgggtgacagagtaagaccctagtctccaaaaaaacaacaacatcaaaaaggaagtataaaaacaaaaaaaaatgcagtacaAAATGATATTTAGGGGACTCAGGCACAGTGGCCtccacctgtaatcgcagctaatcaggaggccaaggcgagaggttggcttgagcccaggtatttgagatcagcctcaaaaaaaaaaaaaaaagccgtgtatggtggctcacgcctgtaatggcaatactttgggaggctgaggccagcagatcacttgagcccaggagtttgagaccagcctgggcaatatggtgaaaccccatctctactaaaaattgaaaaatgagccCAGCgcgatggtgcacgcctgtagtcccagctactcaggaggctgcagtgggaggatcgcttgagccctggaggaggagggggttgcagtgagctgaggaggtttctccagcctgggcaacagagtgagaccctgtctcaaacagacacacacacacacacacaaaaaggaggccaggcacagtggctcacacctataatgccagcactttgggaagccaaggtgggcgaatcatttgagcacaggagtttgagactagccacaGCAACATGGCataaaccccatcactacaaaaaaaaaaaataatagccgGGTAAGGGCtgcatgccttgtaatcccagctacttgggaggctgagcgggaggatcatttgagcccaggaggttaaggctgtagGGAGCTGAaactaccactgcactccagcctgggcgggagagcaagaccttgtctcaaataaaaaaaaataaataaaataaaaaatctgatatTCGTGTGATCGAATCTTGTCCTTTAGGACTGACAGATTTCATATCATGATTAGTGGGATCTGTGGAATAGTTTGCTGTTtgctcctctgtcacccaggcaggaatgcagtggtataatcacagcttactgcaacctcgacctcctgggctcaagtgatcctcccaccttggcctcccaaagtgttgagattacaagagCCCCCTGTCCagccttgttttcttttctttttctttctttttatttatttatttatttatttatttttggacaaagggtttcgctgtgtcacccaggctggagtgcagtggtgtaatctcagttcactgcaacctctgcttccatggctcaagtgatcctctggcctcagcctcccaagtaagtgggactacaggcacaagccatcatgcccagctaatgtttttgtgttttttatagggACAgtgtcttgccatcttgcccaggcggtttttaaactcctgagctcaaagtgatctgcctcccaaagtactggggccagccttgttttttcttttaatccttttAGTGTGATGATTTGTGGTGGGTGGGTGAAACTTGGGGCTGAAACCTTTCTGGAAAGAACACACACACGCAGGCACACGCATATGTACAACCTGCCTGGGTTCCGTAGCAGACTCCCAGCAGCTCACAACTGAAATTCCTTGTTAGCAGCAGAGCTCGGCCATGCATCGAATCCTTCATGGTGACAGGCTGAAAGTTGAACACCGTGGTAAGGTAATGGGGACTCCATCAGTGGAACCGTGCTGTGTCACTCACCTAAGGAACAGGGCTGCACTGTGCTTGTCCGGTTtatggagacagtgtctcatggGTCCGGAACAGACAGCTGCATGGAGGaagagatttgtttgtttgtttgtttgtttgtttattaagacggagtcttgctctgtcacccaggctggagtgcaatggcatgatctcagctcactgtaacctgtgcctcctgggttcaaaagattctcctgccccagcctcccaagtagctgggattacaggcgcccaccaccatgaccagctatctttaaaaaaaaaatcttaaaatatatatatatgattatacatattcataagtatgaatatatatatatataggaatggggtctcactatgttgcccagaatggtctagaactcctgaggtcaagcaatccatccaccttggcctcctgaagggttggaattacaggcatgaactaccacgcctggccaaaaatttccTAACGCAAGCAGGTATCCCAATTTAGAACAGGCTGCCACTGCAGAAAGGCAACTGGCCTGGACTTCCGTCATTGGCAGAGGAGTCAGCCTCCACTGGGATCCTTCTCACCTCCCTGGGGCTCACCACCCTCCGTAGCTATGGAGTAGAGTGATTTAATTCCTCAAAGGGTGAATTATAACCCATCTTAGGAGTCATCTATGACGTTTTCTCTCTGGATTCTGTTTTTTGCCAGTTGGGAAGGACTAGAAACACTGGCTTAATTCTTGACCCCCGAGGCCTGGCCACTGGTGTTTTCTTGAAATGTTAAGCCATTTGTAACCAAAGAATGACTTCCTTCTCTAGTTGAAAACCTGGGATCTAATGATAGCAATAGCTAGAATTTATAATTCTCAGTTCATTCGTACCAGTGTGGGAACTTAATTCCCTCccttaatcctcccaacaactcCTTGAGGTAGggattattttaactttttattttgaaataatttttgcctCCCAGAAAATCTGCAGAAACTGTAGGGTTTCCTAATACGCTTCATCCAACTCCCCCTAATGTGAACATCGTCTGTAACCCCTAGGACAAGCCAGGTTATCAAAGCCAGGAAGTGAACACCCACATAATCCTATTAATAAATACACACACTGGTCGAGcgtgatgactcacacctgtaatcccagcactttgggaggccgaggaaggcggatcacttgaggtcaggagctcaagaccagcctggccaacatggtgaaaacctgtctctactaaaaatacaaaaattagccgggcgtggtggtgcacacctgtagtcccagctactcgggaggctgaggcaggagaatcacttgaacctgggaggcgcaggttgcagtgagccgagatcgcgccactgccctccagcctgggcaacaagagggaaacaaAAGCAAGTATCTTGCTTCTCATCCTACTTTCCCTCTGCTAATTTGGAATATCGATGCACACACATCTTGGCTGTAACGATTATGAGAAGTTCGCCTAATGGTGACCTTCGATTTCCCTCACTCACTGTACATACGATAACTGAAAGAGCTGCAGTCAGTCACACGGCTGGTGAGGGACCCTGAGACTGCAAAACGAACTCCATTACCACCTGAGGGACCCTCCAAGGATCGCCGTGCTACGCAGGGTCCCTAGGGTACGAGGCCGCCCCCTAGGCGGCCCCGACCCCTCTGCAAAAGTCCCGCCCACAACATGGTTGCCCCAGGCGGTGGAGTGGGCGGGGCGTGCCGGGTCACGTGGCACAGCCGACGCCGACGTGGCCTTCAGCGGACACTCCACGTGTCCCTCGCCGCGCCCCGTCCGCTCGCCCCTGCCCTGAGGATCTTAGTCCAACATGGCGGCGCCCAGCGGAGGGTGGAACGGCGTCGGCGCGAGCTTGTGGGCCGCGCTGCTCCTAGGGGCCGTGGCGCTGAGGCCGGCGGAGGCGGTGTCCGAGCCCACGACGGTGGCGTTTGACGTGCGGCCCGGCGGCGTAGTGCACTCCTTCTCCCATAACGTGGGCCCGGGGGTATGTGCCACCGCCGTCCCGCATATCTGAGTGCTGGCAGGCCCGGGGAGGGGGCACGGAGCATTGGGGGCGGGGCCTGAGGAGGGGGCGCGGACCGCGGAGGTGGGTACTGAAGAAGGGGTGCGGATTGTTAGGGTCGGAGGCTGAGTGGGGGGCGCGGGACCGTGAGGCCGGGGTCATCACTGGGGCAGGACTGAACTCATAGGGAGCGGGGCCTTGTGGGCGCCGGTGGCGTTGAGGGGGCGTGATCACTTGTCACTTGTCGCCTGCCAAGAGTGTCCAGGCAGCCCTGCCCTCCAGACGCAGAGGTGGGGAGGGGTCAGTGATGGGAGCAGCAGGAGGCTAAAGGGtatctgccctcctgggcctgaAGGAAATCAGTCGCTGCAGCTCCGACGAAGGAGGAAGTGCTCCTTCTTTCCATTGCACAAGGTCCCCCCTCACCGAGGGTGTGAGGCTGGGCCCTCAGCCCTGTACTCAGCTTGTCGGCAAAGTCCCTTtccctctcagcctccctttCCCCGCCTCTAATAACGGTATCTTTACTGTTTTTTGACTGTTTCTTTTTAGACTTgcgtgcagtggcaggatctcggctcactgcatcctcagtcttctgggttcaagcaattctcctgcctcagcctccccagtagctgggattacagacgtgtgccaccacacccggataattgttgttgttgtttgagatggagcctcactctgttgcccaggctggagtgcagtggcgcgatcttggctcactgcaacctctgcctcccaggttcatgctattctcctgcctcagcctcccaagtagctgggactactaatttttgtatttttagtacagatgggatttcaccatgttagccaggctggtcttgaactcctgaccacagacgataacccacctcggccccccaaagtgatgggattacaggcgtgagccaccgtgccaggccagttTGTTGACTACTTCCTTATAGCTAGGTGTGATGCTGAGTCTTTTATATGTTAGGCCCaagttacagatgagaaaatgcttcagataaaaaagagaaacagaaaatagaggctcagaaaagttttCACTTGTCCAGGGTCCCCAGGTcccatggcaaaacccatctctacaaaaataggaaaaattagccaggtgtggtggcaggtgcctgtaatcccaggtactcaggaggctgaggcaagagaatcgtttgaacctgggaggcagaagttgcagtgagctgagatcatcccacttcagcctgggctacagaacaagactctgtctcaaaaaaaaaaaaattagtcaggtgtggtggttgcGCACCTATTGTctcagttacttgagaggctgaggcaagacaatcacttaaacctgggagttcgaggctgcagtgagctgtgattgtgcccctgtactccagcttgggtgacagcaagaccccgtctcttaaacaaaataaaaatttccttctaccaaacctttttttttcttccattctctaggACAAATATACGTGTATGTTCACTTACGCCTCTCAAGGAGGGACCAATGAGGTGAGTTGTTCAGAATTCCCTCTAGCTTGCTGTGCCAGTATCCATTGTTGTATGGAGATGTTCTGTAGCAGACAGCAGGGTTGGGTCTCACCTACATCACCTTATACTCGTTGAATGACTCTTCCTAAACCAATAAAAAGGGAGAGTATTGGCATTAAACAGTGACGACAGATTCTGCTGTCATTATTTCACAGAGCAAGCAAATGTCTGGACAAAAGGAGGGATGGGAGATGGGAGTCTGCCATCCCCATGAGCATCTGttgggatgttgaattttatatgcAGTGCAACAAGTTATCACAGCTTAGGGGCTTAAAACAGcacccatttattatctcatagctTTGTAAGTCAGAAGTCTGGGTCAGCTCAGCTGTGTGCTTCATAAAACCAAACTCAAGGTATCATAGGCTGATAccttgcattttgggaggctgaggcaggcagatcacctgaggtcagagttcgagaccagcctggccaacatggcacaaccccatctctactaaaaatacaaaaattagctgggcatggtggcacatgcctgtagtcccagccactcaggaggccgaggcaggagaatcacttgaacccaggaggcggaggttgcagtgagccaagattgtgccactgcactccagcctgggcaacagagtgagactctgtctcaaaaaataaataataaataaataaaggtatcacaggcaaggcatggtggctcatgccccgtctctacagaaaataaaaaaattagctgagcgtggtggcgtgcacctgtggttccagctacttgggagactgagatgggaggatcacttgagcccaggaggtcaaggctgtagtgagccatgattgtgctactgggcaacagagcaagaccctgtctcaaaaaaaaaaaaatctctctgggCTGGGAGAAGAATCCTCTCCTTCCAGCTCTtagttggcagaattcagttacTTGTGGTTCGGGGACCAAGGtccctgtttccttgctggctgttttCTCCAGCTGGTGGCAGAAGAGCCAGTAAAAATGATttgggccgagcacagtggctcatgcctatgatcccagcactttgggaggccaagactggcgaatcacctgaagtcaggagctcaagaccagcctggccaatatagtgaaaccccgtctctactaaaactacaaaaattagctgggcgtggtggcacatgcctttcatcccagctacttgggaggctgaggaaggagaatcacttgaatccgggaggcaggggttgcagtgagtcaggatcgcgccactgcactccagcctgggcaacagagcgagactctgtctcaaaaaaaaaaagaaagggtgatTTGAAGCACATGGACACATACGCCACTGCTGCCCTCGAGGGAACTGCAGGGCAGGGAATACAGGcggcctctaggagctgagaaCAGCCTCTGGCTGGCAGCAAGGAAATGAAGACTTCAGTCCTGCAACTGAGAGGAACTGAAATCTGCCGCAACCACAGGAGCTTGGAAGAGGACCTTGAGCTACCAATGAGAGCCTAGCCCGGTGAACACCTtgagacgggtttcgccatgttggccaggctgatgttgaactgctgacctcaaatcatcggcctgccttggcctcccaaagtgctgggattacaggggtgaactaCCGGCGCCCGGCCTCCTAGCGATTTTTCTGTATCCTATGTAAAGCGCTTCAATCGCATGGACACATGGAGTTGACAGCGCCTTACTAATGAATTAAGGGTTACTTCCAACCCAGTCCGTGAATAACCTTGGCCAGGGTTCATTGTACAAGTGCAGTTACATCTGTGGGAAAACCATCCAGAAGTGGGATTCCTGGGTCcattttcttaaaagtaaaactgggccgggcacagtggctcacgtctgtaatcccagcactttgagaggccaaggcaggtggatcgcctgaggtcgggagttcgagaccagcctggctaacatggtgaaaccccatctctactaaacatacaaaagttagcagggtgtggtggcacgggcctgtaatcccagctactcaggaggctgaggcaggagaatcgcttgaacccgagaggcagaggttgcagtgagccgagatcacaccactgcactccagcctgggtgatagagcgagactccgtctcaaaaaaaaaaaaaaagtaaaactgtatGTTTTGATAATCATGGTAGATTTATGTTCACTTGTAAGAAAAATCCTCCAGAGAGATCCAAGTACCCTTTAACCAGGTTCCCTGGTGGTAACACCCTGCAAGATGCCGgtcattttagagatgggggtctcgctatgttgctcaggctggtcttgaactcctgggttcaagtgatcatcccaccttggcctaccaaagtgctgggattacaggcatgagccaccatgcccagcctgcattttCCATTTTGCTTGTACCTGTTGCACCTCCACCAACGACCTGGGATAGCCTTGGTTTTCACACCCGTATGGTGTGTTAGCAGATGGGGGCTTTTGCCCTTCTGACCTGTGAGAAAaaggtatctcactgtagttcagcttgcatttctttatttttctttttttctttttcttttttttgagacagagtctcgctgtcgcccaggctggagtgcaatagcgcgatctcggctcactgcaggctccgcccctcggggttcacgccattctcctgcctcagcctcccgagtatctgggactacaggcgcctgccatcacatccagctaattttttttttgtatttttagtagagacggggtttcaccgtgttagccaggatgggcttgatctcctgacctcgtgatccgcctgcctcagcctcccaaagtgctgggattacaggcgtgagccaccacacccgacctggACATCTCTTTATGTGTTTAAGAGTTGTTcttaggcctggcgtggtggcttatgtctgtaatctcagcactttgggaggccaaggtgggaggattgcttgaggccaggaggttgagaccagcctgggcaatatggcaagacagTGATTctgcaaaacacaaaaattaactgggtgtggtcccagctacttgggaggctgaggtgggaggatcgcttgagcccaggaggtggaggttgcagtgaggtgagatcgtgccactgcaccctagcctgggccacagagagagactccatctcaaaaaaacaaaaacaaacaaacaaacaaaaaacaaaaaacgttgTTCCTATTTCCCCATCCTTGGGAGCCACTTTGGGGTAGTTCTCATTAGAGGCACCACTTTTATGGGAAGGGTGTGGTACAGGCAGGCTCCCTGATCACAGATGGACAGCAAACCCCAGGCCACCAGGAGGGCGGGGCAGGGGATTTAGTGGCCAGCCCTTGAATCGGGAGGTACAGAAGAGGTGGCCTGACTATAGAATCAGAGGCACACCTTGAAGTCTCCAAGAGCAGCTGTGTGTCCGGGGCTGACCCGCGCTGTCTTCTGTCCCCAGCAATGGCAGATGAGTCTGGGGACCAGCGAAGACCACCGGCACTTCACCTGCACCATCTGGAGGTGAGACTCGGGGTGGGGATAGCATTTCCGGCTGCTGTTGGCCTGCCCTGTGGCCTCGGGAGCTGCTTTGGAAGGCAGGGAATGAGAGGGGAcgaggacagacagacagatggggGCTGCACCCCTGGAGGGGAAGACAGGCCAGCAGGGAGACTCATGCATGTGCAGGTGTGGGGTGGCAGGGTCGCTGGGGCGGGAGTGCTCCCCAAGGAAGTGCACTGATGTAGAGATTGAGAAGGTCTGGGGGAGACAGGGGGAGCCTGTGCAGGGCAAGGTCCCAGGAAAAGGAGAAGCAGCTCAGAGGGTGCGGAGCGTCGGCGAGGGCCCAGGAAGGCCC is part of the Nomascus leucogenys isolate Asia chromosome 17, Asia_NLE_v1, whole genome shotgun sequence genome and encodes:
- the MYDGF gene encoding myeloid-derived growth factor isoform X2 is translated as MAAPSGGWNGVGASLWAALLLGAVALRPAEAVSEPTTVAFDVRPGGVVHSFSHNVGPGDKYTCMFTYASQGGTNEQWQMSLGTSEDHRHFTCTIWRPQGKSYLYFTQFKAEVRGAEIEYAMAYHRVPSGLREKIRIHVRS
- the MYDGF gene encoding myeloid-derived growth factor isoform X1, with the protein product MAAPSGGWNGVGASLWAALLLGAVALRPAEAVSEPTTVAFDVRPGGVVHSFSHNVGPGDKYTCMFTYASQGGTNEQWQMSLGTSEDHRHFTCTIWRPQGKSYLYFTQFKAEVRGAEIEYAMAYSKAAFERESDVPLKTEEFEVTKTAVAHRPGAFKAELSKLVIVAKASRTEL